One segment of Olsenella uli DSM 7084 DNA contains the following:
- the rpsG gene encoding 30S ribosomal protein S7: protein MPRRAAAVRREVMPDAVYNNRLVTQLINKVLLDGKKATAERIVYGAFDLVKEKTEGDPLAVFKKAMDNVRPTLEVKPKRVGGATYQVPMEVNSRRATTLAIRWIVNFSRARKERTMAERLANEIMDAANGVGASVKRREDLFKMAEANRAFSHYRF, encoded by the coding sequence ATGCCGCGTCGTGCAGCAGCAGTCCGCCGTGAGGTCATGCCGGACGCCGTTTACAACAACCGTCTCGTGACCCAGCTCATCAACAAGGTCCTTCTCGACGGAAAGAAGGCCACCGCCGAGCGCATCGTCTACGGGGCCTTCGACCTCGTCAAGGAGAAGACCGAGGGCGATCCCCTGGCCGTCTTCAAGAAGGCCATGGACAACGTCCGCCCGACCCTCGAGGTCAAGCCCAAGCGCGTCGGTGGCGCCACCTACCAGGTGCCCATGGAGGTCAACTCCCGTCGCGCCACGACCCTTGCCATCCGCTGGATCGTGAACTTCTCCCGCGCCCGCAAGGAGCGCACCATGGCCGAGCGTCTCGCCAACGAGATCATGGATGCCGCCAACGGCGTCGGCGCTTCCGTGAAGCGTCGCGAGGACCTCTTCAAGATGGCCGAGGCCAACCGCGCGTTCTCCCATTACCGTTTCTAG
- the rpsL gene encoding 30S ribosomal protein S12, giving the protein MPTINQLVRQGRVSHKAKSKNAALQHNPQKRGVCTRVFTTTPKKPNSALRKVARVRLVNGIEVTAYIPGEGHNLQEHSIVLIRGGRVRDLPGVRYKIVRGAYDCAAVQDRKQGRSRYGAKRPKE; this is encoded by the coding sequence TTGCCTACTATCAACCAGCTCGTCCGCCAGGGCCGCGTTTCCCACAAGGCCAAGTCGAAGAACGCCGCTCTCCAGCACAACCCGCAGAAGCGCGGCGTGTGCACCCGCGTCTTCACGACCACCCCCAAGAAGCCGAACTCGGCCCTGCGCAAGGTCGCCCGTGTCCGTCTCGTCAACGGCATCGAGGTCACCGCATACATCCCGGGCGAGGGCCACAACCTCCAGGAGCACTCCATCGTCCTCATCCGCGGCGGCCGCGTTCGCGACCTGCCTGGTGTCCGTTACAAGATCGTCCGCGGCGCCTACGACTGCGCAGCCGTTCAGGACCGCAAGCAGGGCCGCTCCCGCTATGGCGCCAAGCGCCCCAAGGAGTAG